GTCAAGGCGAGGTTCGCGGCGGCGCAGGCCGCGCCGCCGGAGCCCGCCCACGGATTGAGGAGCGTCGCGACGATGGACGCGCCGACGAAGAGCTTGATCGCGGAGCCGAGGTGGATGCACGCGAGATCCGGGCCGCTGTGGTCGAGGATCATGACCTCATGCACCATCGTGAGCTCGAGGTGGGTCGTCGGGTCGTCGACGGGCATGCGCGCCGCCTCGACCTGAAGCACGATGAGCATCGCCACGACCGCGGCGCCCCAGACGAGCGCGGGTGCGCCGGCGTGGAGGTGCGGCGCCAGCGCCTCGTGCAGGGTGCGTCGGCCCCCGACGAGGCTCAGCGCGCCGGTGACGAGGAACAGCGCCGGCTCGAGGAGCGACGAGAAGACAGCCTCCCGCGCTGCGCCCATCCCCTCGAAGGAGCTCCCCGTATCGAGCGCGGCGAGCATGATGGCGACGCGGCCCAGCCCCCACACGTACGCGAACCACACGAAATCGAGCTGGAACGACGCGAGGGGCGTCGAACCGAGGAGAGGCGCGATGAGGGCGGAGCCCACCGCGGTCGCGAGGAACACGTACGGCGCGACCCGGAACAGCGGTGTCGTCGTCGTGCTGTAGACAGACGATTTCCGAAAGAGCCGCCTCACGTCATGGACGAGCTGAAGGACCGGCGGTCCCTTGCGCCCGGACCAGAGCGACTTCACGCGGTTGATCACGCCGGTGAGGA
The DNA window shown above is from Sorangium aterium and carries:
- a CDS encoding respiratory chain complex I subunit 1 family protein, whose amino-acid sequence is MMLTRLANVAVLVVMPFVLTGVINRVKSLWSGRKGPPVLQLVHDVRRLFRKSSVYSTTTTPLFRVAPYVFLATAVGSALIAPLLGSTPLASFQLDFVWFAYVWGLGRVAIMLAALDTGSSFEGMGAAREAVFSSLLEPALFLVTGALSLVGGRRTLHEALAPHLHAGAPALVWGAAVVAMLIVLQVEAARMPVDDPTTHLELTMVHEVMILDHSGPDLACIHLGSAIKLFVGASIVATLLNPWAGSGGAACAAANLALTLAAGVVIGTIESLVARLKLRSVPQYIVIALAAGSVALLATVWRAGGPE